DNA from Lagenorhynchus albirostris chromosome 15, mLagAlb1.1, whole genome shotgun sequence:
TAGTCTCTTCTCCCTCTACGTAAATCCCTCTATTAACTGCAATACTATGTTCACGTTTCCTCTATTTAGCCCCCAAACCGGgttactgtctccattttacagatgagaaactgaggctcaaagaggttaagtgacgtGCCCACCACTACTCTATAAGTAGCTGGAAGTTGAGTCTTTGGCTCGGGATTCTGGTTGCTTTCCACGGTATCTGAGGTTCACAaaccagagacagagagaggatgtGGCCTCTGACCTCTCACCTCTAACCCGGGTGGGAGGATGTGGATGTCTGACATTCCCATTCGGAGTCTGGCCGGAGCCAGAAGAGAAATCAACCTCCCACCCCTTTGGGAGCTGTGTCATGGTGACTGCGGTCACCAGCTGCCTCACACCTCCACCCCTTCAGAAATTACTCACCCACAGCTTGGCTCCGTCGCCATTTCTCCCTATTTGACCCTGACTCTGACTCTGACTGACCTCTGGGCTCACCAACCGCGGCGCCAGCTTCGCCGTGACTCTGGCCAATGGCCTGAGGAATTTGCTTCCGGTCTTTGGCGCTCCGACCAACCGTAGCCCGACGACTCGTGGGCGGGTGCCGTTACCAGAGATACGAGGGGCCCGGCTGGCGGCAACCAATGAAAGCCTGAAGACACTAGCATCCTGGCGAGTCTGAGCACTGAGGCTGGAACTTTGGAGCCTCACGTGTGGGAAGAGCACAGGAAGTGTGCGTTACTATGGAAACTCCCTCcgaagccaaaaaaagaaaaaataaatagcagtgtttcacggatttttttcttttctggtcaaATTACAAAACCCCAGGAGGGTAGGAAGGGGTGCCTATGTAATGAATGGTACAGTGTTTTCTGCcttatggggaaactgagggccagGTCTCAAATTCCGCCTCTCCAACAGGGGTCAAGGGGCCCAACTCTTGGAATTAAAGAGACCCACACTTGAGAGAGCTGAACTCCGGTGTTGCCCAGCCCAACCTCCTCCAGTATTTTGCTGGCGAGCTCCAGCACAGCGCTGTGACTGTTAAGGTCATCTTTTGACCTCGGTTCCCCTGAAGATGGCTCTTGGAAAGCTGGGTGGCTACCAGGCTTTAGGTGATTAAGACTGCAAACTACCAACAACAAAAGCCTGTGTTGGTGCTTAAAACTGCATTGAATCTAGAGGGTAAATGGGAATTAGAACAGGCCAACACActaatttttacagatgaggaaactggggtcaAAGAAATTAGGGACTTGCCCACAGTCTCCCAGCAAGTTGAGGGCAGTCAAGTCTCAGACCCAGGTTTCTTCCCTCCCAATCTATTTGGCTTCTTCCTGCTAGAATATGAGGCAGCCTGAAATCGATGTTGAAGGCTCGGTTGCAGGAAGAGGGTGAAGTAAGGGGCCGATTGCTACTCGTTGAATCTGAGGCGTCAGGCTCCATTTGGTTCCACAACCCCCATCCGATTCCTTCCCTGTTCAGGCAGAACGCATTTCTCCtgcttctttgattttatttaaaaagcaaaaacaaaacaaaaactttaatatgaataaaaataggtacaaacaacaaattctttGTAAAGAGCAGCAACAGCCAAGGATCACCCTCCTTCCTTTCATCCCCGAAACCAGGCTCTTCTATCAGGTCCGTTTTATCTCACCCTAACCTGGGGCAGGGTTTCATCTCTATGTAGTGAATAAGATCTAAATTCAGGGGTTGAGGGAGAATGAGGGACGACCCTTCAGCATGGAGATAACTTTGGCCTTGAACAATGAATGAGGCTCCCGAGGAAAATCAAAGGTAGGGCAGAAAAGGGGTAGATTCAAAGGACTGTCACACAGTGGGGctcttcttcttcctgttggaacAATTTTCCTCACCCTACCTAGGAAGACATTGGTTAAAACGCTGACACCTAGCATGTCCTGCCTGCTTTGAGCTCTCAGACTTCCAGGGAGAGTGGTCTGTGGCCCATTGCGCCAGTGCAGGTGCTTCAATCGTGAATTGTGGCTCCAGGAGGAGCgagtccctccccttcctcctgcttTCCCCAGAGGAAAGGGAGGCGGCCCACATCCTTGAAGTCCCCCAGCTGCTGACTGGGCTCAGGAGGCTGGCAGGAGGCCGCCCAGATGTCCACAATCTTGCGCAAGGTGGAACAGCGCTCCTCCAGCTCTGGTCCCTCACTCTGCATCAGCAGGTTCGCGAGCTCCCTGCTTAGGTCCTGAATCATGTCGTTCCGTCCTTTCTCCCCTGGCTGGCCTGCGTTCGGTATCAGGACAGGGTCCCGGAGCTCCCCGCTGGGCCCGAGGAGGTGCTGGTACTTCTTCTGCCACCGGCGGCACACCATGGCTTCGCCCACGGGCCTCTGGCTGGTGTGCAGCAGGGCCAAAATGTGCCGGCATGGCAGGTGGTACCGCTGTTGAAAGGAGCAGCTGCAGCTGCAGCCGTCCTTGCTCGCCTGGTGGGAGTCCTCTAGCAGCTGCACGTCCACGGAGCAGCCAGCCACGTCCACCAGGTGCGTGGAGTTCTGTACCACCGCCCACTCATTGTGGCATAGCTTGTAGGCCAGATCGGAGCCACTCTGGAGTAAGGAGTCTAGCATGCCGCCCTGGGAGGGCTGtccctggggctgctgctgcgGCGCCCGCACCTGCTGCAGCTCTGGCTGTGCCTCTTGCACGGGCAGCCTGATGAAGCTCCCTCCGCAGATTCCAGAAGCCTTCTTGGACTTTGGTGTCTTGCTTGCTGACCGGGCTCTCTTTAACCTGGGGGGAGCAGTGGGAAAGTTCTTCAAGCCTTTGGTGTTAAAGAAGTCTATGTAATCCACAAAGCGGAGGATGCAGTCCAGCAGGGACTGCTGTTCCCGGAAGAGGCTCGACACCTTGCTGGTGACGACGTCCAGGCTGTCCATGTAGGTGTTACAGGCGTGCAGGCCCTTCCTGACGTGCATGTACCACAGCAGTTCACACGAGAACCAGTGGGCCTGAAGGAAGCTGAAGAGCTGCTCGTTGAGCAGGGCTTGGGACATCTGGCAGAGATTTTGCAGGCTGGCCTCAGAAGTGACAAACACGGCCTCCCGCAGGGCTTCTTTCATGAGCCTTTTAAAGGATGGATCTGCTGAACTACGATGCAACTTCTTCTCCAAGAGTCGGGTCGTGTGATAGATGGAGAGGAGGATGCGGGCAGCAGGGAAGATCTCCTGCAGGATGGCTCGATGAGGGAAGGACGGGTCCACGAAGACCACCTTGACCTTGGGCCAATCTGAGTTGAACTCTGTAAAGATACTCAGCATCTTGGCCACGGAGGTGGCCGTCTCGGACTTGAGCACCGCGAAGTGTACCACTCGCCCCTCTCGTTCCTTGCTCTCCACCAAGAAAGCGTAGAGGATGTGGCCCTGGGCATTCTCCACCCGGTGCAGCAAGAGATTCTCAGGGAAGCGGATGAAGAGGTCGCTCATCTTGCTGCTCTGGAAGCTGAGCCTGTCCAGGTCTTGGCTGCTGCCCACACTGAAGGAGGCCATGGAACCCACATCCACCTTAAGAAAGTTCTTCATCACTTTGGCTATCTTGGCCAGGTCAGAAGGAGTGATGCCCTCCTGCTCTGGCTTTGAGGGTGTTTGGACCTTATCTAAGCAAAATGATGGCTCAAACAGGGACTTCTCAGCTGTGCCAAGGTCTTTGTTGATCATGGGCTGTGCAGGCTGGAGTTTCTTCTGAGATTTGCCAGTGGCGTCTCCTCTAAGACCCGCGGTTTTGGAGTCAACGTGTATATGCTGTGTGTTGAGTTCACTGATAAACAGCCTATCCAGTTTCTCATTGTACCGCAGGAGCAAGTATGCTGGGCACATAGCTGCCGCTGCTGTTCTCTTCCTGTTTGACTGGGTCCGAACACAGACAAATTTCACCTGCACATATCTAGGGAAGGCagaggtgaaaatgaaaaaggtgCTGACCACCCCCTTTCTCTTACAAGTCAACGCCCTGCAGGGCCTTATAGCGGCTGATACATTTCCGGGAGACCACAGTGCAATACAGGAAGTAGGAAAGGTTTACGTTTTCTCTCCAGTCCCAAAGTATTCAGGTCTTTCTTCAAGACCCCATCCAACTAAAACACCCTTCATGTTCATCTACAGAAGTTCTAAGCCCCAACTCCTTTTATTTACtctcattttcccatctgtagTTGTCAACAATTCGATCTGAGGCAAAGGTACAAGGGAAAATAGATAAGAGGCAGCAGCAGAGCTGGTTACTCACTGTTTAAAGTGGCCCCTTCATTCCTGCCTTTAGGGAGCCATtgcctcctctgccttctcctctaGGCAGCAAAAATAAAAGAGGCCTTGGGGGTTAGTTAGGGTGTATCTGGGATCTGGGGTCACCgttgacttaaagaaaaatgtcCACATCCTAAGAGAGTGAGAACCCCTGGGCTAGATGACCTTTAGGATCCTGCTAGCTTTCCATTCTAGGCTGAAAGTGCTGATTCAAAGGAGAACAGTAATTAAATTGAATATCTGCTCTTTTCCCCTTCCTATCCTCATTCAACCCATGCTTCAAGGCCCAAATCAGGCCCCACCTTCTCCAGGAAACCTTTATGGAGGCCCTCAAGCCACAGTAATTGCTCCTTACTTCAGATTCATAgcatttatttaaaggaaaaggCTTAGCAGATTTTCTGGGTAGCGGTAGTGGTTAAACGGTGGATATGCTGGAAGCTGACgctctggatttgaatccaggctctaCCACTCAGaagctgtttgaccttgggcaagttacttcacctctctgtgtgcAGAGTAACTGCACAACTCATCATAAAATGAAACTAATTAGGgttgttatgaaaattaaataagccaCAGACGTAAGATTTAGCCCGAGCCTGGTTCAGCCTTtcatttattctaaataaaagtCATCTACTGTTACTACAGCTCCCAAGCCTTGTGACCTTTTCTTGGGCATTTATGCAGTGTCTTTCCAATTGGATGCGGTTGTTTTCAAGTGGCAAGAGCAAGTCAGTCCTCAGTGTATTCCAAGCACCTAACACCACTGCTGTTCCTTCAGCAGATGCTTTTGAAAGATGTGATGGATGAATGACTCAGGGACCACAGGTGGGCGGGACGGGTCACACCCCTGCCTCCTCAGAGAGTGTCCTAACCCAAAGATCGGGGAAGGGGGGAAAAATCTCAGCCCCTGGCATGACATGACACAGCCTGGGCATCTCACCAACTCCCTTCCAAACACTCTGGCCCAGCTGGTCCTGTTTGCTCATCCTGTGGGGCAAGCttagaaaaatagaaagtcaCGCCTGAAATAACAGGGCGGAGGGGCCTGAGGCTGAAAATGCCTGCATGTGTGGTGTGCACGGTGCCAGGGCAGCAACACCGTCCCCAGCTCAGGGAGCAGCCCAGTAGCACGGCAAGGCCAGAGAGGGGTGACCGCGGTGTAGCCTCTGCCTAACTCTTGCGCCTGTTTTCCACTGTCCCAACTGTCTTGTTTTATTGTACCCTAGAAAGACAAACTGTCTACTACTTCCCATGTTCACTACACTGTGTCTCACCTCTTTGCCTTTGCTcgggttgtctttctgtctggaATGCCCTACCCATCTGTCTTCATCTCAGAGCTAACTCACCCTTCAGGACTACCTGCAACTACCATCTTTCCTAGGATGCCTCCCCCAAGCCCTCAGATTGGGCCCTACCCTTCTGCTGGCTCAACATCTTAGCATAGATCTTAGCTCATAACTTTATATTGACTTTACGTGTTCATAGTATATGCTTGTTAACctatctttttttcccaaaaaaaagATACTGGTGAGTGCCAACCATAAAGCTCTTTCCACCTTTCCTGGTTCTATTAATGATTGCACCTCCCAGGGTGGAGACATTGGCATTCTTTttaattcctcctcctccatGTCTATATCCAGTGTGGTAagtcttttaaattctttcttcccACTATTACATATATTAAGaattattatatgccaggctACATGTAAGCCCCTTACATGCATCCTTTTACACTAAGAAAAGGGTTCTatcatccacattttacagatgaggcaacaggCTTAAAGAGTTTCTCAAGGATGAGAATCTGGGATTTAATCCTCCAGCTAAAACTGGACGACCTGGGATGTGAACTAAGCCTGCTTGGCTACAGTCTATGTAGTTAACCATTATGTTGCCTGTCTTCTTTCAAAATACTTCTCCCTCTCTGAATTCTCATTTTTACCCTCCTCAACTTGACCCTCAACGCTTTGATTGTTCAGGTTGAATAACTTCCTTAAAGATCTCTAAACATACTGTCCTTGTTTGGTGTGTGACGTGCACCATGCACGTCAAACTTAAAGGGTACTAGGTTAAAGCCTCTgttattttttcctgcttcccttaatcttttttaattttaatttttaaattttttggctgcaccatgcggcttgcaggatcttagttccctgaccagggattgaacccgggccctcagcactgaaagtgccaagtcctaaccaccagaccgccagggaattcccctgctTCCCTTAATCTCTGGTATTGAGTATAATTTACACACAGTGAAATACACAAATCTTTTG
Protein-coding regions in this window:
- the ZSWIM3 gene encoding zinc finger SWIM domain-containing protein 3 isoform X1; protein product: MELGSCFKTYEDFKECFSAYKKENRCSFILRDCVSVRFHNLNHGTSIREDILYVQVKFVCVRTQSNRKRTAAAAMCPAYLLLRYNEKLDRLFISELNTQHIHVDSKTAGLRGDATGKSQKKLQPAQPMINKDLGTAEKSLFEPSFCLDKVQTPSKPEQEGITPSDLAKIAKVMKNFLKVDVGSMASFSVGSSQDLDRLSFQSSKMSDLFIRFPENLLLHRVENAQGHILYAFLVESKEREGRVVHFAVLKSETATSVAKMLSIFTEFNSDWPKVKVVFVDPSFPHRAILQEIFPAARILLSIYHTTRLLEKKLHRSSADPSFKRLMKEALREAVFVTSEASLQNLCQMSQALLNEQLFSFLQAHWFSCELLWYMHVRKGLHACNTYMDSLDVVTSKVSSLFREQQSLLDCILRFVDYIDFFNTKGLKNFPTAPPRLKRARSASKTPKSKKASGICGGSFIRLPVQEAQPELQQVRAPQQQPQGQPSQGGMLDSLLQSGSDLAYKLCHNEWAVVQNSTHLVDVAGCSVDVQLLEDSHQASKDGCSCSCSFQQRYHLPCRHILALLHTSQRPVGEAMVCRRWQKKYQHLLGPSGELRDPVLIPNAGQPGEKGRNDMIQDLSRELANLLMQSEGPELEERCSTLRKIVDIWAASCQPPEPSQQLGDFKDVGRLPFLWGKQEEGEGLAPPGATIHD
- the ZSWIM3 gene encoding zinc finger SWIM domain-containing protein 3 isoform X2 translates to MELGSCFKTYEDFKECFSAYKKENRYVQVKFVCVRTQSNRKRTAAAAMCPAYLLLRYNEKLDRLFISELNTQHIHVDSKTAGLRGDATGKSQKKLQPAQPMINKDLGTAEKSLFEPSFCLDKVQTPSKPEQEGITPSDLAKIAKVMKNFLKVDVGSMASFSVGSSQDLDRLSFQSSKMSDLFIRFPENLLLHRVENAQGHILYAFLVESKEREGRVVHFAVLKSETATSVAKMLSIFTEFNSDWPKVKVVFVDPSFPHRAILQEIFPAARILLSIYHTTRLLEKKLHRSSADPSFKRLMKEALREAVFVTSEASLQNLCQMSQALLNEQLFSFLQAHWFSCELLWYMHVRKGLHACNTYMDSLDVVTSKVSSLFREQQSLLDCILRFVDYIDFFNTKGLKNFPTAPPRLKRARSASKTPKSKKASGICGGSFIRLPVQEAQPELQQVRAPQQQPQGQPSQGGMLDSLLQSGSDLAYKLCHNEWAVVQNSTHLVDVAGCSVDVQLLEDSHQASKDGCSCSCSFQQRYHLPCRHILALLHTSQRPVGEAMVCRRWQKKYQHLLGPSGELRDPVLIPNAGQPGEKGRNDMIQDLSRELANLLMQSEGPELEERCSTLRKIVDIWAASCQPPEPSQQLGDFKDVGRLPFLWGKQEEGEGLAPPGATIHD